Proteins found in one Sorghum bicolor cultivar BTx623 chromosome 1, Sorghum_bicolor_NCBIv3, whole genome shotgun sequence genomic segment:
- the LOC8080782 gene encoding CST complex subunit STN1, whose translation MDHLLHLVHVKILAADLLSLTIQHTSPPAFLRCGRTVARAELVGIVVSRDRREKFLRFVIDDGTGCVPCILWLNHQYLNASTSSGLSESDPTAEIALKMSEEVRLGTLLRVRGKITTYRGAIQITVRDVVVEKDPNSEVLHWLQCVRLAKECYDLPPSSGQDGT comes from the coding sequence ATGGACCATCTTCTTCATCTGGTGCACGTCAAGATTCTTGCTGCGGACCTTCTCTCCTTAACTATACAGCACACTTCGCCACCGGCGTTTCTCCGCTGTGGCCGTACGGTTGCTCGTGCGGAGCTTGTTGGAATTGTTGTCTCTCGTGACCGCAGGGAGAAGTTCCTCCGCTTCGTGATCGATGATGGCACTGGATGTGTACCGTGCATCCTGTGGTTAAACCACCAATACTTGAATGCTAGCACATCCTCTGGGCTATCAGAATCTGATCCTACTGCGGAGATAGCGTTGAAAATGTCAGAGGAGGTGCGTCTAGGCACTCTTTTGAGGGTCCGAGGAAAGATTACCACATATCGTGGTGCGATCCAGATTACTGTTAGAGATGTGGTTGTGGAGAAGGACCCGAATTCAGAGGTGTTGCATTGGTTACAATGTGTTCGCTTGGCCAAGGAGTGCTATGATCTGCCACCATCTTCTGGTCAAGATGGCACTTGA